The proteins below are encoded in one region of Scomber japonicus isolate fScoJap1 chromosome 2, fScoJap1.pri, whole genome shotgun sequence:
- the cdkn2a/b gene encoding cyclin-dependent kinase 4 inhibitor B, producing the protein MTMTLEDDLTTAAAQGNTVAVECLLREGAEVNGVNRFGRTALQVMMMGSTPVAQVLLRHGADPNVADGPTGTTPLHDAARMGFLDTVRLLVQFVADPHVKDNTDCRPIDLARQSGHADVVAFLDTL; encoded by the exons ATGACAATGACTCTCGAGGATGATCTGACTACAGCAGCGGCGCAGGGAAACACGGTAGCTGTGGAGTGTCTCCTCCGGGAAGGGGCTGAAGTTAACGGGGTGAATCGCTTTGGACGAACCGCTCTACAG GTCATGATGATGGGCAGCACACCGGTGGCTCAGGTGTTATTGAGGCACGGAGCGGATCCTAACGTGGCGGACGGACCCACCGGCACCACACCGCTGCATGATGCGGCCAGGATGGGCTTTCTGGACACTGTACGGCTGCTGGTACAGTTCGTGGCTGACCCGCATGTCAAGGATAACACAGACTGTCGGCCTATCGATTTGGCCAGGCAGAGTGGTCATGCAGATGTGGTGGCTTTCCTGGACACTTTGTAA